The genomic region ACTTAGGATATTCTCTTAGCTAGGGGAACACAGTGTGACAAATGGCAATGGGGAAAGTGGGCCGAGCATTATTGAAGGTGGGGTTATCATACAACAAATGCGAAGATCGCTCAAGCTGTAAAATGTAAATGGGACGGTTCCTTCCGGACCATCCGGCTCTTGCGGGGAGCCAACCATACACACAGCATATTGGATTCTTTTCGAATCGGGACGAGAAAGTGAAACTATATACTGAAGCAGACACGTGTGTGCACACCTAGAATTACCGGTATGGTAAAGGAatggattttttctttttgttgttgtatcaGTAGATGTGTTTTCGGCATCAATTATGGTATAAGTTCGTCGGATAGCAGGATAAGCAAGAGGGATGTAGAAAATGGTGGTAAAAAATCGATTATGATCAGTTATGCAATTTAACGAAATACAAATGGCGATGATTCGGCATGGTAAAAACCGTCAGTTTGTCATGCAGTGGTTGCAGTTAATCGCTGTGACGATGGGTGTtcgaaaatttaaacaaaaacaagcatcATTATAAAAGCACCACTAAGAAAAAGGGCTCTAAAGCACCGTTGGAAAATTGCAGAAGAAACATGAATTTGGGTCAAAGACATCTTTTGTTGTTCTTTGCTTCAGTAATGATATTCATACATTTTCACGATACCTATAATAAACTCAACTAAGGAAATGTATGTATCTCGttgtgtttcatttaattCGAAATAAATTAGTGTgcaagaaaaacttttgaaagaAAAGCATGTAACGGCagcttaaatttgtttgtcttATCGGGTTTTAAGAGCAacgaacataaataaaatatggttATGTATTTTGCATTTGGCTCGTACAGATTTTACtccaatttttataatttgacTTTGCAAGTCCTAACTACATTTTCCCGCGAAACGGATAAAACCTACAAGCGAACTTgtgaattgtttttgtttttagtaaaaCCCTTCgaaatttccctttttttctacaaatatatatgttgttgtgttgttagtAAAAACcgaaatttccatttttttctacaAATATGTATATATGTTGTTGTCTATAGGTTTGTGAGTATGTTTGCGTTTTGTGTTAATTAGATATCTTGACCACGTGATTGAAACACCAATGCCTCCAATGTGTTcaaatttcttcttcttcttcttggcgtaacgaccttgttggtcatgcctgcccgttaagggcttacgagactttttaccctatgtgtacgtggatagtcagtcctctcgtacaggggagggtccggtctcggttgggattcgaacccacgccgtcgaggtggtgagcctcggcgctcatgggccgattttctaaccggcgctaccgctcggctgtcgcggacccctccGGCTGTTCaaatttattacatcgatttttTAGTTCTATCAGTTACCTGGGAATTATTGAATAACCATAATGCTAAATGAATGTAGTCATGCCTTCTGATATTTTATATCTGTGCGTTAATTTGTGCCACAATTTCATGTACGTagataaaatacaaaacaaatttagaTCGAATTTCGAAATGAATCTAAATAACACAACAAACTGTCAACTTGACAAATGACGTTTCGACCTGTGGTGTAGTGGTgggaatctttcgattcaaatccggAACGGATCCATAATTACCGACTTTTTAAACCATGCTGAATCAAACAAGTCAGaaccgaatcaaatcgagcCCGGAAAAAAGCGTAATAGATTCAAATCACTAACAAATCatatctgattcgaatcccaatctaATCAAATTtgtagaatccgtcaaatgggatccaaatctttggaatccgtcaagggatcgaatcttcgaatcttccgaatctgCCAACACTACCTCAAACGTCGAACAAGAATCGATCAGACTTGGAAATAGTGCGAGACAAAGTTTTGTTTACGATTGAAGGTGCAATTTTTACTAGGTCCGCCTCACGGGTTCCACTAGCGAGCTGCCCATGATTCAGTGCATTTCGTGCCCACCATAATGCGCTCCTGGACGACACGATGGCTATCGAGGGCGCTACATCAAAATTGGCAAGCTGCGAGTACGAGTGCAGAGAACAAACCTCGCGCATACTCGCGCTTCATATCCGTTGCCAGTGGCTTCCCAAAGAACTTGGCCCAATCGAAGTACAAACCTGGTAAGATGGGCGACGACGCGTGGTTCATTGCGAATACCAAAACGGCGGATGTCTTGGGTAAGTGTTTTTATCTCAATGCTCGCATGGAGCACCAGACTAGCTCTAGTATGGAAGTCCTcaatgttgtttctttttttttttcgctcgatGCTGCATCATCTGACAGGTGTCGCTGATGGGGTCGGCGGATGGCGCAGTTATGGAATAGATCCAGGCGAGTTTGCGATGGTGCTGATGAGGAATTGTGAGCGGCTGGTAAAATTTGCACGCTTCGATCCAGTCAAACCGGTGAATCTGATAGCATCCGGATATCGGGAATTACGGGCCAACAGAAAAAGCATTCTGGGTACGTCAATCCGAACGGACAGAGACGCACGCATGCTGCCGTCTCGCTTGCTCGTTCACTCCGCAGCGCAAACCGTGATTACGCATCTGCAATCGACGATCTGCAGCAGTGCATATGGCTTAtgtgttgttattttgttttgctacccCAACAGGTAGTAGTACAGCGTGTATAGTGGTGTTTAATCGCGAAGATAGTAGCATTTACACGGCCAACATCGGCGACAGCGGTTTCATCATAGTGCGAAAAGGGGAAATAGTGCATCGCAGCGAGGACCAGCAGCACTATTTTAACACACCGTTTCAGCTATCGTTACCACCGCCCGGCCATACCGATGTGCTGAGCGATAGTCCTGAGTCTGCAAATACGACCTCCTTCCCGGTGTGCAATGGGGATGTCATCCTCGTCGCTACGGATGGTGTGTTTGATAACGTTCCGATTAGGTTACTAGTCGATACTCTACATGGGGTAAGTTGGATATCCTATTTTTGAATACACATTTTACATTGCTGCTTACCAAACAATGTTTGGTATCTACATGGTATACATGGCTTAACTATCACATTTTCACTCAAACCCTCTGATTAGTTTTTGTAGTAAAATGTGCATCATGGACACCAGTTTCCCGAGACATGAAATTGTAGAATTTGCCTTAGCCTAGAAAGTTTACTTTCCTTCTTCGTTTGGACTTAACCCTTGCTGCTCAAAtttgtgtaatttttttctattttcttccaTACAACATTTATTCTGCGGATCGAAAGGTGGTGTCGGGAAAACATTCgaacattttttaatattaacaATCAAAATAGGCACAAACCTTTCACAATAATAGATAAGCGACAACGTTTATTTGAAATTGCagtgtttttaataaataactgTTGGCAAAAAGAATTTTTGTTATACACGTCACATGTACAATCAACTGAAAGAGATTAAATTTAACAGTTTTAATGCTTGTCTACTAACAATAATATTGGTTGCCcttaatattatttaaattaaacctgTATTATGTGAGTACCATGAGTTATTGACAATATGTTAATTGCTTAGCAGTTCAAACAATTGTTCGTCGTTCAATATTGCTTTTTCTACTAAGGTAAGGTGCTTTGCATTATTTATTCTAATATTTCGAAAACTGTTCTTTTCGACGAAATAAATCGAAGCTATTTTTATACAGCACCAACTATTATTTAACACTTAATAAATTTCTTAATACATTTTAAGTTATCTGTTTGGTctcaagaaaaatatttagtGGAAACGCACActgtttaattgaaaaatttatatCTTCGCCTTATCAACCgtgagaaaaatatgtttatgaaTATATATGTGTTACTTTATCAAAGGTAGTTCAACGTAACAGTCTgttatgtaaaaaataatcaacacttttttctattctttttaaTACTTCACAGGTTGAAGGTGAAAACGATCAGGTTAAGCTGCAGATGTGTGCAAATTCGATTGCCCTTATGGCAAGGTCACTGTCTTTCGATAGTAAGTTTCTGTCACCGTTTTCTCTAAACGCCAGGAGAAATAATATCAATGCAATGGGTACGTATCCTGCATCCCGTATCCCTACGTGCTAATGAACAAACCGAAGTAAAATCTCGTTCCTTTTCTATAGGGGGAAAACCAGATGATATAACCGTAGTGCTAGCAACTGTGGCTCTGTAACTTCTTAGCGATCTGGCACAGCAATTGGCACTGTCCGCAAAGAGGAGCCGTCGGATATTAGAAAGTAGTGAATGTGGCATGATAGGCAGACTATGCAACTACCGCTTGCGTGCAACCACCACCTCCCTATGGCTAACGATTTAGCCTGCGCCAAGGAATCGGAATGCTGTAAGGAGGAACCCAGAAGGTGGGCCTGTTGTATgggttaatttttgttttagctttTAAGTTTATAAATTCTTACTCTAGACTGGGATTCCTAAacgatcaaataaatttttaagcCAACCATATTCAATTGGATTATCTTGAGATGGAAAGCGATAACATGCGTTTCTGGTTTTCTTCATAATGATATCATTTATTGCCATTATCAGCATACGTGTGAGTGTGAGTCGGTCCGACATCCGACCGACCACAAACAGGAGGGAAAGTGCAATAGTGTTAAAACAAGCGTAAAACTTGAAcgtgctttttatttttgtaaaaactcCATAATGTCCTCCTTCGATAGCATCGGGCTCGAGCTCGATTTTCCCGTGTCGCGAGTCTTTTGCGTTGGTGTAGGAATGAGCGGTTGCAGCTGGCCGTACGGATTGGGTATTGTGGAGGACTCGAGTTTTTTTGGTGCGGTCACGTTTGATAACATTGTTGGGCCGTTAAGATTGCTCAACCATGCACTGGGAACCGTTGGCCCGGTGGCCATTGGCACCGCTATGGCCGGTGCGGGCGGCGGAAGTAACGCTAGTGGGGTATCCGTCTTCCGTAGCTTCATCgccgacgaggaggacgatgaggtggaggaagaggaggtTGATAATGGAGAAAcattctgttgttgttgctgcgcgAAGAGGTTAAACTTGTTGCTGTTCTCCTTTGCCGTCGTTGTAACCGGCGGAACGGTCCAGTTAAGTGTGCTACAAAACGCAGGCATAAAACACGTTGTTAGTGTGGAGGTGCGCTTGGTTCTCAACTCGTCATTATCTGAACCCTACCTGGAATGTTGAATTGGCTGCTGGGGCTTGGCGAGCTGCATCGGAGACGTAAGCGTCCGTTGAGTCTGCTGGGGCGTTGTGGTAGATTGCATAAAATCCCCATAGGCGTCCATTCCCAGGCTTCCGAAGGATTGCTGAAGATCGTTTTGTAGTGCggatttctgtttttcctGCAGACTGCCATTACTTGCGCTGGCCGAAATCGGCGTTTTGCTTCCCAACTTGTCTCCTTGTTCGTCCTCTATTTTACGCGTGAACTCTTTTATGAGTGAAATGATGGCATTGAACTGTTGCAACGAAAGGCCGTTCACGATGGTCATCGGGAAGAGGTGCGGAAGAACTTTGCAAGCAAGCACATCTTTCGGTATGCCTAGGCCTTCCGTGGCGAACGATATTTTGTAAACACCTTGGAGAGGTAGAGTAGAGATAGTATAATAGACGGCGTTGCTTTATCCAGCAGTACAGCCTACTCAGGTTGGATGGTTTATTTACTTACCAACGATGGCCATGATTACAGCCGGTTCGCGACAGTTGACGGATGGCAGGAAGGCTACAATATCGTCTATCATCACCCATTTGTCGATTTTCGTCGCCAGCTGACCGAGGCAGAGCAAACACTTTACCCGTACCGACACAAGGTTCgtgcccgaacatagtgtcttGATGCGCGGCACCAGGCCGGCCTTGATCGTTGGCTTTTCGAGATGCACCACCAGCGAGGGAATGATCGAGAGACACAGCTCTTGAATTTGCTGCGATTTTGATTCGAGCGCTTTGTACACGAGCGGTAGCACGCTGGCTCTCACTTCCTCCGAGGGACACACCTTCAGCAGGACGTCGAGGTTCTGGAAGAATATCAGCATAATTTGGACGGGCTCGTCCAGCAACATCACCGGCCGCAAATGGGAGCTGATGTGCTGCATGTACTCGGCCTGCGTGCAGCTCGCCGTAATGGTAAGGATGTTCGTGAGCACGAACGGAATCATCGAGCAGTTGACGAACTCCTTCACCAGCGACGGAAGGATGCGGTACAGACGGACACGGTGCGGAAATTCTCCTATTATCTGCGAGAGCCGTTTGTAGAACTCCGACTTTTCTAAGTTATCCTTTGGAAAGAGTGTTTCCAAATTATCTAGACATTGCACGTAGTTGTCGCAAAAGTATGAAAtctgaaaaaacaaacacaacaaaagtATGTATGATGGAGGTGACCCACGGGGGAAAACATTATATTAGCCATACCTGCACTAATGACTGTAATGTTGGGCGAGACTGCGGGTTAACGCTTAACATTCGCTTCACCTCGCCCCGAAGCACCTCCGGTACAGCGTTCAACTTCGATGGCCCTTGGTTGCTAAGTTTCGTCACCGATTGCTTGTATCCGTACAGATCCATTGAAGCATCCGGCGATGGAATGTTTTCTCGGGAATAAAttgtataaattaaaattcctaAAAAAAGGGATCAAACGTTAAGAGCATTGTTTTTCTCCCAGTAAAACATATACTTTACCTAGTGAATAAATATCGGTTGACTCATTACAACTATTTTCCAGAATTAGCTCCGGTGCCGTCCACTTGGAACCCGGATTGCCCAGCAGGCGGTTTTTAAAGTAATGATTCATCACAGGTGCACCGGGCGTCCGTTTGCTCCAGCAAAACCCAaacccaaacaacttccacACTCCCTGCCTGTTGACGACAATATTTTCCGTGCAGATGTTCCGGTGTATGAGCTGAGCCTCGTCATGTAGGAACTGAATGCCCTTGATGAGCTCAAATACACCATACTTTATGTCGAACTCGGACAGTTTGTATTCCGCCAGCAAGCCACTGTTAGAGACGTTCGCGGTGTTTCCGAGCAAGTTGGCCACGCTAGCCACCACCGGTTCGGTGGCGAACGCTATCGTGTCACGGCTCTCCTCCATTGCGTGCTGCACCGTCAGGACCTGTGGATGGCGTATCTTGGTCAGCTGGACCACACCTCGGCGTATATTTTCGCATATCTCCTCCCGCTCATCTTTGGTGAACAATTCTAGCTGCTTCTTATCGAACGCGAAAATCGAAGCCGCTTCTTTCGTGGAACGTTTGCTGCCCGTGTAAATTTTCCATACCAGTTCTGCAAGTACATGGTGACATGAGATTTaggaaaactgttttgttaTAGGGCagcgtaagaaaaaaaagaaagaaacataaacGGTCAAGGTGATTCACCATTGAATGCAGTAAACCGTACGAATGATCTTTTTCAACGAATTAATAAAATAGACGAAGCCTAGGCTCTGCACTATATATTTACCTGAACCAGCAGATCCAATATGTTCCGCGATGTCATACTCTTTCGTCAGAGGATTTCCGGAAAATACCGAAGATAAGGTGGATACCGTTTGCGAGACGGAGgtgtaaaatttgtttatggcGTCCATGGATTACTCCGAATGCTGAAATTTTGGGATCCTGTTCGCTGGTGGGCAAAGTTTATTAACGGCACcagtttttcctgttttctaTACGTATCTTTGTGATGCCCAGACGAAAGATTCGACACACAGATGACCGAAGAATTACACTTTTTCGattgattatattttttctgttttgccaACTTTTTGGCAACTGTCAAACTGGATCCCTGGGTAGAAACCAAAATCAGTAAAAAGGGAAGTCGGGTCAAAGCTATTTTCtactccgccattgttgtgacagttggttgaaaaagtgCTTACAAACATACTTGCAGTATGCGGGAGATCTTCGCCTAAATCTCTTAATCCAAATAAGTACAGTCGGACTTCTATTATCCGGGTGTCTTGCAACCGACAACTACACAAATTGACAACTGCACTGCAATTATAAACGTATTTTAATATATGTTCGATTATCCGTGGAATTCGATAATTCGGGGACCTACCGGTCCCGACACCCCCGGATAATCAGCGTTCACGTAAGTAATTGGAAATTTTGGATCAAAGTACCCATGGTTTCGCggatagaaactgttcttcttTGTGAAATCACTGGAAATGGATCCTGTTAATCGCCATGATTGgtgaaactaaataaaaacactatTAGAAACAATATTAAGGATTGATGATTAACAATATTTCTGTTCTTTCACTGCTAGACAGTTAATATTCAAGAGTCGATACATAGATGTTAtaagaaaaactcattttacTCAAATGGTTCAAAGTTATCCAGCACAAAAGTGAAGCTGCGAGATGTTTGTGGATTATTGCTTGGAAATTGTTAAAATTGCTTATGCAAATAACTACAAAAGATGTCACACTGTTATTTGTACAGGCTCAACACGATTTAAATGAACATATACTCTATAATAAATCTGAGGTGGGAAAGAAGGTGAATCTTCGGACAGAGCTCTTTGAAAAGACACTTTAACTTTAGCTATTTTTAGTGCATTTGGGAACAACCCCACCGAAATGACAAAGAATTTACATTTATGAAACGGAATACCACGAGAAAATTGTCTTAATTTACCGGTCAAAGCTACGTATACTCAATTCTTCAGCCTACAAATCATCGTTCATTGGTTTAATGAGCATTTTTTGCATAATATGTTGCAACTCTTGGTTTTGTTTCCGTAGAAAGCTGCATTCTATGTCCAGTGTTTGCCTTTCACGAAGAACCTGCAATTAAATATGAATGATAATCGAATAAAAACTGTGAAACATTGATGCGGGAGCACGTTTACCTGCAAATATTTGCTCAAACTTTCCTCCATTGTGTTCCACACTTTAACCTGGttggggaggaaaatgtttttaaacgaGTTCCAAAATTTACGCGTATCGGTTAGAGTCGGCTTTCCGTCGGGTTTCGTTTCTCCCCCTGATTGGAGACTGTAACGATtgatcaataaaaataattcaattaaatttttgcttttctttacaaacaatttgagaagaaaataaagtatCTTACAATTCTTCGTCATCTTGGCAAAACTTTTTTAGCGCCAGCAGATCGCGGGAAGTAGAAAGAGCCCTGTTTTCACGAtcggtttccttttcaatACATGATATCTGAAAAGAATATATTCCGATTGGAAGAACGAACGACAACTCACAATAAAGGGCAGCTTACTTCTGAACCACTTTCGTCACCGTTATTGAACCGCTGAATCTCTGTTTGGGTTGATTGCAGATGGCGAACCCCTTCCATGTCATGTATTCCCAGGGCATTCAACACGTTGTCCAAGCAGATAAGTGTTATTCCGCAACTATCCAGACTCTGACCTTGCAAAGTAGTGTCTAGTTTTTTATCGCTCAGAAACTTGGACTGCTGAAGCAATGATTCTAACATTGGAAAATCGTTCTTCTGTTCATCCTTCATATtggttaaactttttttaGCTGCAACACCGTAAGGCGAggattgttataaaaattgttttaaagacACCTTAATACGATAATAAAGTTATCAGCGAACCGGATATTACTTTTAGCGGTGCTTGGTAACTTTGGAGTGCACAAAGGATCATACTGAAGAAGAACGTCCGAGATCGTAGTAAGACTATTCGTCCATCTTCGATTAAGATGCTGCTCTACAAGAATTTTGTCGATTGAAGAAATATGCTTGATGATTTCGAAACACTCGTCGCGATTCATATTCCAGATCGTCCGTACCTTGGTTAGAAGATGGaatcattatttaaaaaaaaaaaaagaaaaatatacacTTGCTCCACGGGCCATATTTACCCTTTTATCATACGCCTTTTTGGAGCACTCTAACTTGCTTCGTATATGTTCCACACTGTGATGTAACTTTTCTATCATCTTTGCCATTTTCTCCGTCTCGATGTAGTATGAAGTTTTTGTGTCCTTTAACTTGTTGCGCAAGGTGAAAATGGTTTCGTGCAACTTAGCCAATCGACGTTTCTGAGCGTTCTTTACCATCAAATTTTCGTCCTCACGTTTCTTCAGAACTTGGAAACTATAATCTAGCTTTTCTGAGTTTAATGTTGTATTGgttttgatcttctgcagTTCAATGGCCAATGCTTGCGTATCTTTGTCCAGTTTAATTCTTGTCGCACGTGTTGTTTCCACGTAGTCTAGCTCAATCTGTTCAATCTCAGTCAAGTTGGCCAAcaactgaaacaaaaataacaaatttttaaTAGGGAAAAGCTTACAAACCAACATACTAGGTAAACATACTCGttctttcttctgttttacTTTGATGCGCTCATTTGTGGCCCGTTTAGAATACACATCGTTCCAATTGAAGTTAGCCGCATTTTGCAAAATAATTCTTTCCTCTTCAACTGAAACATCAGAATACAAGATAAGCAATTTCTTTTGGAGTTATGTTTAATACTGTTTTACCTGATCCTTGTATGAGATCTAAGTTTTCCTTCAGAATACTCTTCATCGCTTCCACTTCCGTATCGGCTCGATGGACTAGGCTTTGAATATCAACAATCTGCTTGCGTATGTCCCTTGCGTATCGCTCGTCGGCTGCCTGTAGCTCCTTTCTGCATTCCGTTATTATTATATCCTTTTGTTTAAGAAGCTCTTCTACGCGATTTTTCTGCAACTGCAATTCGTCGTTCATTAGCATGGGATCCTTCAGTTCCTTGATTTCGGTCCACTTTTCGTAGGTTGTTTGAAATTTGGCGATCGAATCAACGGACTCGCTGTGGATTTTACTCAGGAGATCTAGGTGTGgataaagtaaaattaaaaaataattacttaGCATATCACATTCAAGAAAAGCATGAGCTGCACTTACTCTCCTTGATATCCGCTTCGGCCATCCGGCGTTCAACTTCATGTCTATCACATGCAACCCGCACATCCTCGATAAGTTCCAGGCCATCCCGCATAAGCTCAGCAATGCGTTTGTCTGCATTGTCCAAACAGATGCGAATTCGTTCCTTATCTTCGACATAATTTAACGGAATGCTGAAAGAAAATGCATTATAAAGTCACTTCCTAAATTTATGTAATCttgtaaacgaaaaaaaaactttacttCTTTTTGCGGAAGCGACTATCCCGAACGAAGCTTTCAACAATGCTTTGAGATCTTCCTTCCAATAAAGCGGATTCAACTAAACTGAGAAACAGCGGATTTGCTGCATTCTTTGTTGCTGCTGTATTCAGGACAGGATCGGGACTTTTATCTTCGTTCACAATTTCCTCGATATCCATTTTTGATTCCAAAATATATCTTGCGGTGCACGACAGAACAACAGAATCTGTTTTTAACGGAATCTCACATCATTTGCATGTTTCACAAATAAACAGGGTGCTAGATTTTTCATCGCAACCGTTGCCCGGCAATACAATGAGTAGGGTAGCTAGGGGCAATACGGATCATTAATGCTGTTTTCTTCAACCGATGCTATGATTCGCAATGTAATTTAGCGAATTTATTGCACACATTCATAGATAAAGTGGGAATCTCTTTTACGTgttaatatttttcctttaagAAAACCTTTTCATAattatttagtttttgctCAAGGTTACTTCAACAAAGCAGTCCTCAGCCCTTGCGCCGCGCGTAGCGTCGTACAAGCAACCTTGGCATTATTTTGCCAGGATTTTTGACAGTTCCTCCATGACGCCGGAaagatttgttgttttatcgCAAATCGCTCGTGAGAAAATAACAAATCTCGTGTAATTTAAACGCCGCACTTTAGCTGGTCCAGTCAAAGTTCACAGCTAAAGGGTATTTTAGTTAGTCTGAATTCGTTTGTTGTTGCAAAAAGAACACCATAGAGTTTTCCACGGCACCATTATGTCGGATAGTGAGCAAAGCGTGTATGCCAAGCGCACGAAAACAATTCATTACGGATCACTGGAAGAATCCGATCGCTGGCATGTCGAACGGAAGGATAATGAAGTCGATGTTTCGGCCAAGACGGACTACAGTCAGCTAACGACAGCGGAGTACATGAACTTGGACGCAGAAGTGTAACTATCATTTGAAAGGTAGTTTGTGATAAGGATTTTACATTTAAACTTTTGTCTGTGGTTTTTAGCGCCAAAGACAGAGCTGCACTACTGGAGGAATTTGAACGGCGAAAAAAGGCTCGGCTCATTCATGTCAGCACGGACGACGGCGAGGTAAAGAATGCACTTCGGAAGCTGAACGAGCCCATTTGCTACTTTGGCGAGGGTCCCGCCGACCGACGTATGCGATTAAAGGATCTTCTCTCAGCGTACGTATCTACGGGCCCCTTGAACACCGGAGTAACCGGTTTCCTTTGATATTAAACCCCTTTTGCGATTGCTTACATTTGCTCATTGTAGGCTCGGCGAAAAGGGACTGCCTGCATCGAAACCGGccaaagaggaagaaaaacccaaaagtcaGCAGAAGGAAACAAACGAGTCTACGTGGTACCACGAGGGACCGGAAAGTTTACGTGTAGCACGCTTCTGGATCGCAAACTATTCCCTTGCGAGGGCTAAGAAACGGTTGGAGGATGCGAGCGAGAAAGTTCGACAGCATTCAGCCACCAAGGCGGGACGAATGGTTGAACTTCAAAAGCGCATCCAGCAGCTTGCCCCACAGTGTAGTCAGGTGGGGGACACACGTCCAATCACTGGATGTCGCATGAACGAAGATTCGACGCTGCTGTTGACGTGTAGTTTGTGGGTTTCTTTCCTTTATAATTCACCTATtgccatgtttttttctcgaatTGTAATCGATAAAATCTGTTCATCGTAGGAGTTCCCTATGTAAGGTTTGGTCGGTTCCTGATTGCACCCTCAAGCAGACACTTCGTGGGCACAAATGCAACGTAAGTGATGTAGCCTTCCGGCCGGGTGTTGCCACCGATAGTAACGCGGAAGTAGCGATGGCTTCTTGTAGCTTCGACGGTTCTGTGAAGCTGTGGTCTCACGACAGCGAAGAGTCGATCGCGGACATTAACGGACATGTGCCGCACCGCGTAGCCAAGCTGGCCTTTCATCCGTCCGGACGGTTCCTCGGGACGGCCTGCTACGATGCATCCTGGAGACTGTGGGATCTGCAGCAGAAGCAGGAGGTGCTTCACCAGGAAGGGCATACCAAGGCGGTTCATTGTATAGCGTTCCAGGTAGACGGCAGTGTGTGTGTAACGGGGTAAGTAAGCACGGAGACAAGTGGCTTTCCGGAGATAATCAATCGGATGTGATCATGATATCGGTTTCCATTATACTTCGCAGAGGACTGGATGGTTTTGGAAGAGTGTGGGACCTGCGGACTGGGCGTTGTATCATGTTTCTCGAAGGTCATCTGAGTGCCATCTATGGTGTGGATTTCTCCCCCAATGGATACCATATCGTAACAGGCAGCCAGGACAATTCATGCAAGGTTATATACCAACCAACAAGCGCGGAATGTGTATCTCTCTCTCGTTATCACTAAACAAGGTCTTTATCATGTCCGTTGCAGATTTGGGATCTTCGAAGACGACAAATGGTGTACACTATACCAGCCCATACGAATCTTATATCGGACGTTAAATATCAGAAAAATGGTGGTAATTTTCTCGTTACTAGCAGTTACGACAAAACGGCGAAGGTAAGTTTATACTTTTGGTATTGCTTCGTAAAAAACAATTAAccagaaataaattttcatattttacttCACACAGATTTGGTCCGACAAAA from Anopheles coustani chromosome 3, idAnoCousDA_361_x.2, whole genome shotgun sequence harbors:
- the LOC131260085 gene encoding dynein regulatory complex protein 1 homolog, with the translated sequence MDIEEIVNEDKSPDPVLNTAATKNAANPLFLSLVESALLEGRSQSIVESFVRDSRFRKKNIPLNYVEDKERIRICLDNADKRIAELMRDGLELIEDVRVACDRHEVERRMAEADIKENLLSKIHSESVDSIAKFQTTYEKWTEIKELKDPMLMNDELQLQKNRVEELLKQKDIIITECRKELQAADERYARDIRKQIVDIQSLVHRADTEVEAMKSILKENLDLIQGSVEEERIILQNAANFNWNDVYSKRATNERIKVKQKKERLLANLTEIEQIELDYVETTRATRIKLDKDTQALAIELQKIKTNTTLNSEKLDYSFQVLKKREDENLMVKNAQKRRLAKLHETIFTLRNKLKDTKTSYYIETEKMAKMIEKLHHSVEHIRSKLECSKKAYDKRVRTIWNMNRDECFEIIKHISSIDKILVEQHLNRRWTNSLTTISDVLLQYDPLCTPKLPSTAKTKKSLTNMKDEQKNDFPMLESLLQQSKFLSDKKLDTTLQGQSLDSCGITLICLDNVLNALGIHDMEGVRHLQSTQTEIQRFNNGDESGSEISCIEKETDRENRALSTSRDLLALKKFCQDDEEFLQSGGETKPDGKPTLTDTRKFWNSFKNIFLPNQVKVWNTMEESLSKYLQVLRERQTLDIECSFLRKQNQELQHIMQKMLIKPMNDDL
- the LOC131271594 gene encoding protein phosphatase PTC7 homolog, producing MRSWTTRWLSRALHQNWQAASTSAENKPRAYSRFISVASGFPKNLAQSKYKPGKMGDDAWFIANTKTADVLGVADGVGGWRSYGIDPGEFAMVLMRNCERLVKFARFDPVKPVNLIASGYRELRANRKSILGSSTACIVVFNREDSSIYTANIGDSGFIIVRKGEIVHRSEDQQHYFNTPFQLSLPPPGHTDVLSDSPESANTTSFPVCNGDVILVATDGVFDNVPIRLLVDTLHGVEGENDQVKLQMCANSIALMARSLSFDSKFLSPFSLNARRNNINAMGGKPDDITVVLATVAL
- the LOC131271587 gene encoding SCY1-like protein 2, whose translation is MDAINKFYTSVSQTVSTLSSVFSGNPLTKEYDIAEHIGSAGSELVWKIYTGSKRSTKEAASIFAFDKKQLELFTKDEREEICENIRRGVVQLTKIRHPQVLTVQHAMEESRDTIAFATEPVVASVANLLGNTANVSNSGLLAEYKLSEFDIKYGVFELIKGIQFLHDEAQLIHRNICTENIVVNRQGVWKLFGFGFCWSKRTPGAPVMNHYFKNRLLGNPGSKWTAPELILENSCNESTDIYSLGILIYTIYSRENIPSPDASMDLYGYKQSVTKLSNQGPSKLNAVPEVLRGEVKRMLSVNPQSRPTLQSLVQISYFCDNYVQCLDNLETLFPKDNLEKSEFYKRLSQIIGEFPHRVRLYRILPSLVKEFVNCSMIPFVLTNILTITASCTQAEYMQHISSHLRPVMLLDEPVQIMLIFFQNLDVLLKVCPSEEVRASVLPLVYKALESKSQQIQELCLSIIPSLVVHLEKPTIKAGLVPRIKTLCSGTNLVSVRVKCLLCLGQLATKIDKWVMIDDIVAFLPSVNCREPAVIMAIVGVYKISFATEGLGIPKDVLACKVLPHLFPMTIVNGLSLQQFNAIISLIKEFTRKIEDEQGDKLGSKTPISASASNGSLQEKQKSALQNDLQQSFGSLGMDAYGDFMQSTTTPQQTQRTLTSPMQLAKPQQPIQHSSTLNWTVPPVTTTAKENSNKFNLFAQQQQQNVSPLSTSSSSTSSSSSSAMKLRKTDTPLALLPPPAPAIAVPMATGPTVPSAWLSNLNGPTMLSNVTAPKKLESSTIPNPYGQLQPLIPTPTQKTRDTGKSSSSPMLSKEDIMEFLQK